The genomic segment GATGATCCGCTTCGATCGAGTCTCGAAGGTCTATCCCCGTGCCGTCGCGGGAAGTTCGGCGTTGCGAAACGTCACCTTCCGCATCGCCAAAGGCGAGTTCGTGTTCCTCACGGGCCCGAGCGGCGCCGGGAAGAGCACGATCCTCAAGCTCCTCTATATGGAAGAGCGGCCCTCCTCCGGCGAAGTCCGGGTGAGCGGCTACAGCTCGACCGCCATCAAGCGACGCGACGTCGCCCAGCTTCGCCGTCGCCTCGGCATCGTCTTCCAGGACTTTGGGCTGCTCGAGGACCGGACGGCTGAGGGCAACGTCGCGTTCGCGCTCGAGGTGATCGGCGCGCCGCGCGCGTCGATCGGGGGTCGAGTGGCGCGCGTGCTGACGCAAGTCGGTCTGTCGTCCAAGGCCACGGCGTATCCCAAAGAACTGTCGGGCGGCGAGCAGCAGCGCGTCGCGTTCGCTCGCGCGCTGGTCAACGACCCCTTCGTCCTCGTTGCCGACGAGCCCACCGGCAACCTCGACGACCGCGCGAGCCGCGGAATCTTCCAACTGCTGCGCGAGATCAACGCGTCCGGCACCGCCGTGATCATGGCGACGCATGATCTCGACTTGGTGAGATCCAGCGACTACCGCTGCATCGAGCTGAATCACGGCGAGCTCGTATTCGATTCGGCCGAAACGCCGAAAGTCGAGCTGGAAGTCGAGTGATGACGTCGTTCCAGACCGCGTTCACGGCCTTTCGCCGCGCGCCGCTCCTGAGCGCGCTGAGCATCACGACCATCGCGTTTTCGCTTTTCGCCTTCGGTTTGTTCGGATTGGTGGCGCTGAACATCCGCGCCGCACTCCAGCGGATCGAGGAACGCGTCGAGATTCGAGCGTTCATCGCCGACAGCACCTCCGACAAGGACGTCGCCGACGCGGCCGACCGCATCTCCAAATTCCCCGAGGTGCTGAAGGTCGACGTCGTCTCGCAGGACGAAGCGCTCGAGCGCGCCAAGAAGGAGCTCGGCGAGTTCAAGGACGTCTTCGAGGCC from the Gemmatimonadaceae bacterium genome contains:
- the ftsE gene encoding cell division ATP-binding protein FtsE: MIRFDRVSKVYPRAVAGSSALRNVTFRIAKGEFVFLTGPSGAGKSTILKLLYMEERPSSGEVRVSGYSSTAIKRRDVAQLRRRLGIVFQDFGLLEDRTAEGNVAFALEVIGAPRASIGGRVARVLTQVGLSSKATAYPKELSGGEQQRVAFARALVNDPFVLVADEPTGNLDDRASRGIFQLLREINASGTAVIMATHDLDLVRSSDYRCIELNHGELVFDSAETPKVELEVE